One genomic window of Mucilaginibacter sp. SJ includes the following:
- a CDS encoding ABC transporter ATP-binding protein yields MIEIQDVYKTFGENEVLKGITATFQAGKNNLIIGGSGSGKTTLLKCIVGLHEPTKGKVVFDGENFTDMNFEQRVPIRTQIGMLFQNSALFDSMTVEQNIMFPLNLFTNQSKAEKLDRANFCLERVNLAGKNKLYPSELSGGMKKRVGIARAISMQPKYLFVDEPNSGLDPLTSILIDELIAELTQEYSITTVVVTHDMNSVMGIGDNIIFLYQGKKWWEGSNKEIAKTDNKELNDFVFASPFMRAAKATL; encoded by the coding sequence ATGATCGAAATACAAGACGTATATAAAACCTTCGGCGAAAACGAAGTTTTGAAGGGGATCACTGCAACTTTCCAGGCCGGAAAAAATAATCTGATCATCGGCGGGTCCGGATCAGGAAAAACCACTTTACTGAAATGTATTGTTGGTCTGCATGAACCTACAAAAGGTAAGGTGGTTTTCGACGGCGAAAACTTTACCGACATGAACTTTGAACAACGCGTACCTATCCGTACTCAAATAGGGATGCTTTTTCAAAACTCCGCCCTCTTTGACTCCATGACAGTTGAGCAAAATATTATGTTTCCGCTTAACTTGTTCACCAATCAATCAAAAGCCGAAAAACTCGACCGTGCCAACTTTTGCCTGGAAAGGGTTAACCTCGCCGGTAAAAATAAACTATACCCCTCCGAATTATCGGGTGGTATGAAAAAGCGTGTGGGTATTGCCCGCGCCATTTCCATGCAGCCCAAATATTTATTTGTTGATGAGCCGAACTCCGGGCTTGATCCTTTAACGTCTATCCTGATAGATGAATTAATCGCTGAACTTACACAGGAGTATAGTATCACCACCGTAGTAGTTACCCATGATATGAACTCGGTGATGGGCATAGGCGACAATATCATTTTCCTGTACCAGGGCAAAAAATGGTGGGAAGGATCAAACAAGGAGATAGCCAAAACCGACAACAAAGAACTCAACGATTTTGTATTTGCCAGTCCGTTTATGCGGGCAGCGAAAGCTACTTTGTAG
- a CDS encoding MlaE family ABC transporter permease produces the protein MFHSLGKYILLLRLSFRKPEKFSVYWSEIMREMVSVGIGSLGIIAIISLFIGAVATIQTAFQLISDFIPKSIVGGITRDSTILEFSPTISALVLAGRVGSSMASQIGTMRVTEQIDALEIMGVNAPGYLISPKVIAGITMIPLLVIVSVGLGLTGGYIACLASNDVSTTDYIAGLTDGFNPVIVTVCAVKAIFFGFVITSICSYQGFYVNGGSLEVGQSATRGVVWSCIMILFCDLIISRLLL, from the coding sequence ATGTTTCATAGTTTAGGAAAATATATACTCTTACTGCGTTTAAGTTTCAGGAAGCCCGAAAAATTCAGTGTGTACTGGAGCGAGATCATGCGTGAAATGGTTTCGGTGGGCATTGGCTCGCTGGGTATTATTGCCATTATATCGCTGTTTATCGGCGCGGTAGCCACTATCCAGACAGCATTCCAGCTTATCAGCGATTTTATCCCAAAATCAATAGTAGGCGGCATTACCCGCGATTCAACTATACTGGAGTTTAGCCCAACCATTTCGGCATTGGTTTTAGCAGGTCGCGTGGGCTCAAGCATGGCTTCGCAAATCGGCACCATGCGGGTTACCGAGCAGATAGATGCCCTTGAGATTATGGGTGTAAATGCACCGGGCTACCTGATCTCTCCTAAAGTTATTGCCGGCATAACCATGATCCCCTTACTGGTCATTGTATCTGTCGGCCTGGGTTTAACCGGCGGCTATATAGCCTGCCTTGCATCAAATGATGTATCAACAACTGATTATATTGCAGGTTTAACAGATGGCTTTAATCCGGTTATTGTTACTGTATGTGCGGTTAAAGCTATATTTTTCGGCTTCGTTATCACGTCCATCTGTTCGTACCAGGGCTTTTATGTAAACGGCGGCTCGCTTGAAGTTGGGCAATCGGCAACGCGTGGAGTTGTTTGGAGCTGTATCATGATCCTGTTTTGTGACCTTATCATTTCACGCCTCTTATTATGA
- a CDS encoding class I SAM-dependent methyltransferase codes for MIQLLTPTHWKDYELIDCGDFEKLERFGNTILIRPEPQAVWNKTLPASEWQRLHHIKFKGRSATTGEWLKKDSKTPDRWHIEYKNKEAAIKFRLGLTSFKHVGIFPEQAVNWDYISQNVKRFKTPEPKVLNLFAYTGGASLIARAAGADTTHVDSIKQVVTWANENQEISGLNNIRWVVEDALKFVKRELKRGKKYNGIILDPPAYGNGPNGEKWKLEDNITEMMRDVTQLLDPEEHFLILNTYSLGFSSVIVENLIKSSFPQVQNLEIGELYLQATAGPKLPLGVFGKFHKIKSN; via the coding sequence ATGATCCAATTACTTACCCCAACGCACTGGAAAGATTACGAACTGATTGATTGCGGCGACTTTGAAAAGCTGGAACGTTTTGGGAACACTATACTTATCCGCCCCGAACCACAGGCGGTTTGGAACAAGACCCTGCCCGCTTCTGAGTGGCAGCGCTTACACCATATCAAGTTTAAAGGCCGTTCGGCAACTACAGGCGAGTGGTTGAAAAAAGATTCTAAAACTCCCGACCGCTGGCACATCGAATATAAAAACAAGGAAGCGGCTATTAAATTTAGACTGGGGCTTACCTCGTTTAAACATGTGGGTATCTTCCCGGAGCAGGCTGTAAACTGGGACTATATCAGCCAAAATGTAAAACGCTTTAAAACACCCGAGCCCAAAGTACTTAACCTGTTTGCCTATACAGGCGGCGCTTCATTAATTGCCAGGGCCGCAGGTGCCGATACCACTCACGTTGACTCTATAAAACAAGTAGTAACCTGGGCCAATGAAAACCAGGAGATCTCGGGTTTAAACAATATACGCTGGGTTGTTGAAGATGCTTTGAAATTTGTTAAACGCGAACTAAAACGCGGTAAAAAATATAACGGCATCATCCTCGATCCGCCAGCTTACGGCAATGGGCCAAACGGCGAAAAATGGAAACTGGAAGATAATATCACCGAAATGATGCGTGATGTAACCCAACTGCTCGACCCTGAAGAGCACTTCCTGATCCTGAATACTTACTCACTTGGCTTCTCTTCCGTAATAGTTGAAAACCTCATCAAAAGCTCGTTCCCGCAGGTGCAAAACCTCGAAATTGGAGAGCTTTACCTGCAGGCCACAGCCGGGCCAAAACTACCTTTAGGAGTTTTTGGAAAGTTTCATAAAATTAAAAGTAATTAA